The Ignavibacteria bacterium genome contains the following window.
CCGTTTAGAGTGAAAGTTAGAGCACCATCCTTTGTTAACTTACAAATTCTTCCAATTATCAGTCGCGGTCATTTGGTGGCTGATATTATCGCTAACTTAGGAAGTTTAGATATAGTCTTAGGGGAGATTGACAGGTGATAAGCGATTACTTAGCAGAACTCATTGGAAATAAATTTCTTGGTTATTTAATCTCTGCAGCTTTACCATTATTCTTATGGATTTTGCCTTACGCACTTTATGCAGTTTACGCTGAAAGAAAAGTTAGTGCATTTATGCAGGATAGAATTGGACCAAATCGAGTTGGTCCAAAAGGATTATTACAGACAATTGCAGATATTTTGAAACTCATACAAAAAGAAGACATTGTACCTTCATCAGCAGATAAACCGCTTTTTGTAACAGCACCATATGTAATCTTTGCTGGAACATTTATGGCATTTGCAGCCCTCCCCTTCTCAAGTGTTTATATTGGTAGTAATATTGATCTCGGTGTCTTTTACATTATGGCAGTTTCTTCATTTTCTGTAATTGGTATCTTGATGGCTGGATGGGCAGGGAATAATAAATACTCACTTTACGGTGCAATGAGATCAGTTGCTCAAATTGTTAGTTACGAAGTTCCAGCTTTACTTGCAATTGTAACAGCTGTAATGGTTATCGGTTCTCTTAATTTGAATGAAATATCTGAAATGCAAACTGCCAGATTCTGGAATTGGTGGATTTTTGGCGGACCTGTTCTGGGCATTCAAAAGTTTCTTCTGATAATTCCAATGGTTGTTGCATTTGTAATTTTCTTCATTGCCTCACTTGCTGAAGTAAACAGAACTCCATTCGATATCCCCGAAGCTGAATCAGAATTGGTTGCAGGTTTCCATACAGAATACACAGGAATGAAGTTCGCAATGTTCTTCTTAGCTGAATATGGAAATATGTTTGTGGTTTCTGCAATCTCTGTCTCAATTTTCTTCGGCGGATGGCAATCTCCTTTTGGTTACTTAGGAAATACACTTGGAATTAACTGGTTAGTACCAATTGAACAGGTTTTCTGGTTTTTATTTAAAGGTACTTTACTTGTTCTGGTTCAAATGTGGCTGCGCTGGACACTTCCAAGATTACGAGTTGATCAATTAATGTCCCTATGCTGGAAGTATTTAACACCGTACGCATTTATTAATCTAGTATTGGTTGGAATAATAACTTTAATTAAATAATATGAAAGAATATCTCAAAAACACCTGGCTTGGAATTTATACAGTTTTGGTTGGAATGAAGGTGACTTTAACTCACCTGTTCAAACCAAAAGTTACTATTCAATATCCAGAAGTAAGATTACAATTACCTGAAAGAGCAAGAAATAGATTATATGTAAACATTGATGATTGTATAGGTTGTGATCAATGCTCTCGTGCCTGCCCTGTTGATTGCATTGAAATTGAAACAGTTAAAGCAGTTCCTGGTGAAGATTTAGGAACCACATCGAACGGAAAAAGGAAAGCTCTTTGGGTTACAAAGTTTGATATCGACATTGCAAAATGTTGTTATTGTGGCTTGTGTGTTTATCCCTGCCCTACTGAATGCATCTGGATGACCGATGTTTATGAATTTTCAGAATATAAAAGAGAAAATTTGATTTATCATTTTTCAAACCTTACTCCTGAAGAAGCGGAACAAAAGAAATTAAATTATCAGAAATTCGAAGAAGAAAAAGCTCGTCAAAAGGCTGCACAAACTGCATCTACAAATCCACAGTCACAGACAAAACAAGATATCGGGAAACAGAACTGATGACTACTTACGATTTTATCTTCTATGTCTTTGCAGCAATTATAGTAGTAAGTGCGTTCATAGTTGTTGCTGCAAGGAATATAATTTATTCAGCATTTTCATTACTCTTCACATTTTTTGGTGTAGCTGGAATTTATGTGCTGCTTAATGCGGATTTTATTGCAGTAGTTCAGGTAATAATTTATGTAGGCGGAATTTTGGTCTTAATAATATTTGGTGTAATGTTAACAAATAAAATTACTGATGTCGAAATTAAAACTGAAAGCATTCATATCGTACCAGCTACAATTATCACAGGATTAATTGGCGGTACTTTAATCGCTGTTTTAACAAAAACAAACTGGAAAATTGCTGAACCTCAAAATGTTAATCAGACTGTAATGGAAATAGGAAGATTCGTTGTTGTTCACTATATGATTTTATTTGAACTCGCTGGTATAATTCTGCTTGTTGCATTAATTGGTTCCGTGATGATTGCTCGTAGAGAAAAAGTTCAAACTGATGAGGTACAAAAATGAGTGTAGGATTGAATCATTTTCTTGTGTTAAGTGTAATTTTGTTTTCACTTGGAATTTATGCAGTCCTTACAAGGAAAAATGCAATTCAGGTTTTGATGGGAATTGAATTAATTCTGAATTCAGCAAACATTAATTTTATTGCTTTTGCGCGTTTTGGAAATTTTGGTTTTACTGGTCAAGTAATTTCTCTATTTGTAATAATTTTAGCAGCTGCCGAAGCAGCAATTGCTCTTGCAATTGTTCTGAATATTTACAAACACTTTAGTACAGTAAATGTAGACGAAATAGATGGATTGAAAGAATAATGAACGATAATTTATTACTCCAGCTTTCAATATTAAATATTGTCTTACCTCTATTTGGATTTACTCTTCTGATCTTTTTTGGAAAAAGGATTCCAAAAAGTCACCTCTTTGAAATAACTACAATTTTTATTGGTCTTGTTATATCTGCTGTTGTTGCATTTTTCAAACTCAGCTATTACGAGACTAATACATTAGTTTTTCAATTTCAGTGGATTGATTTTGGTGATATTCCGTTCTTTGGTAAGCTGGGAATAAATTTAGGTATTCAGCTTGATAATGTTTCTGCTATAATGCAATTGACTGTCTTTATTGTAAGTTTTGTTGTTCATCTCTTCTCAATTAAATACATGGAAGGAGATCCAAGATATTCGAGATACTTTGCATATCTTGGATTATTCACCTTCTCAATGCTTGGTATTGTATTAACCCACAATTTTCTGATGATGTATATATTCTGGGAACTTGTTGGTTTAAGCTCATATCTATTGATTGGTTTCTGGTTTGAAAAGAAATCTGCATCAGATGCTGCCAAGAAAGCTTTTATTGTAAATCGAATTGGTGATGTTGGATTCTT
Protein-coding sequences here:
- the nuoH gene encoding NADH-quinone oxidoreductase subunit NuoH, which gives rise to MISDYLAELIGNKFLGYLISAALPLFLWILPYALYAVYAERKVSAFMQDRIGPNRVGPKGLLQTIADILKLIQKEDIVPSSADKPLFVTAPYVIFAGTFMAFAALPFSSVYIGSNIDLGVFYIMAVSSFSVIGILMAGWAGNNKYSLYGAMRSVAQIVSYEVPALLAIVTAVMVIGSLNLNEISEMQTARFWNWWIFGGPVLGIQKFLLIIPMVVAFVIFFIASLAEVNRTPFDIPEAESELVAGFHTEYTGMKFAMFFLAEYGNMFVVSAISVSIFFGGWQSPFGYLGNTLGINWLVPIEQVFWFLFKGTLLVLVQMWLRWTLPRLRVDQLMSLCWKYLTPYAFINLVLVGIITLIK
- a CDS encoding NADH-quinone oxidoreductase subunit I — translated: MKEYLKNTWLGIYTVLVGMKVTLTHLFKPKVTIQYPEVRLQLPERARNRLYVNIDDCIGCDQCSRACPVDCIEIETVKAVPGEDLGTTSNGKRKALWVTKFDIDIAKCCYCGLCVYPCPTECIWMTDVYEFSEYKRENLIYHFSNLTPEEAEQKKLNYQKFEEEKARQKAAQTASTNPQSQTKQDIGKQN
- a CDS encoding NADH-quinone oxidoreductase subunit J, with amino-acid sequence MTTYDFIFYVFAAIIVVSAFIVVAARNIIYSAFSLLFTFFGVAGIYVLLNADFIAVVQVIIYVGGILVLIIFGVMLTNKITDVEIKTESIHIVPATIITGLIGGTLIAVLTKTNWKIAEPQNVNQTVMEIGRFVVVHYMILFELAGIILLVALIGSVMIARREKVQTDEVQK
- the nuoK gene encoding NADH-quinone oxidoreductase subunit NuoK; the protein is MSVGLNHFLVLSVILFSLGIYAVLTRKNAIQVLMGIELILNSANINFIAFARFGNFGFTGQVISLFVIILAAAEAAIALAIVLNIYKHFSTVNVDEIDGLKE